In Moorena sp. SIOASIH, the following proteins share a genomic window:
- a CDS encoding type II CAAX endopeptidase family protein, translating into MTIKNTNSKNNSINLILWGLAFQFIPLLTFGLILENFKSFFYSLFIPLFPLIILLILGLLLYGYVPLVKGCRLYIHDKGYASNWGWLGLLSIWGLSVLLLFPTKRNKFYSEESLAKDSINHPFNKLNIPEFFLFWFLGFPIYILTIVGLFCLVNNNDFSEIIENANFNTVISVVIWLFIGLFLFLELRRFGFDLRKFGIFNLGILKQKNNLNLIIFLVILEYAFAWSFNSLNLYYISFISPEYIEYLIYKSEVTNVIGLIFWSFLAIVFAPLLEELIFRGIILQKWAMKWGIKVGIVTSSLLFALYHFRFDIVWLFILGTICCVLYLKTGKLIVPIIFHGLHNTIVTISMIGRYYSSSNVDFVSVNDYRVSMEPLLGQKAIVAAISFAVIMVFLYRNFPKKDDILPYYRNPK; encoded by the coding sequence ATGACAATCAAGAATACCAATTCCAAAAATAACTCTATCAACCTAATTCTTTGGGGATTAGCTTTCCAGTTTATTCCGTTATTAACTTTTGGATTAATTTTAGAAAATTTCAAAAGTTTTTTTTACTCATTATTTATACCTTTATTTCCACTCATTATTTTACTGATTTTAGGATTACTTTTATATGGATATGTGCCTCTTGTAAAAGGCTGCCGTCTATATATTCACGACAAGGGATATGCCAGTAATTGGGGATGGTTAGGATTATTAAGTATTTGGGGCTTATCAGTCTTATTACTTTTTCCGACAAAGAGAAATAAATTTTATTCAGAAGAGTCCTTGGCTAAAGACTCAATAAATCACCCCTTTAATAAGCTTAATATCCCTGAGTTTTTCTTATTTTGGTTTCTAGGTTTTCCAATTTACATCTTGACAATAGTCGGATTGTTTTGTTTGGTGAATAACAATGATTTTAGTGAGATTATCGAAAATGCAAATTTTAACACAGTAATAAGTGTAGTTATATGGTTATTTATCGGATTATTTTTATTTTTAGAGCTCCGAAGATTTGGATTCGATTTAAGAAAATTTGGTATTTTTAATTTGGGTATTTTAAAGCAAAAAAACAATCTCAATTTAATTATTTTTCTAGTTATTTTAGAATATGCTTTTGCTTGGAGCTTTAATTCGCTTAATTTATATTATATTTCATTTATTTCCCCAGAATATATTGAATACTTAATTTATAAATCAGAAGTCACCAATGTTATAGGGCTAATATTTTGGAGCTTTTTAGCAATTGTTTTTGCTCCGTTATTGGAAGAGCTGATTTTTCGTGGGATAATCTTGCAGAAGTGGGCAATGAAATGGGGTATAAAAGTGGGAATAGTTACCTCATCTTTATTATTCGCCCTTTACCATTTTCGATTCGATATTGTATGGTTGTTCATTTTAGGAACTATATGTTGTGTTCTATACTTGAAGACTGGCAAATTAATAGTACCAATAATTTTTCATGGTCTTCACAATACTATTGTTACAATTTCTATGATTGGACGGTACTATAGTAGCTCAAACGTTGACTTCGTTTCGGTAAACGATTATCGAGTTTCCATGGAACCATTATTAGGTCAAAAAGCAATTGTCGCAGCTATATCGTTTGCCGTTATCATGGTATTTTTATATCGAAATTTTCCTAAAAAAGATGACATCCTTCCCTACTATAGAAATCCTAAGTGA
- a CDS encoding heme-copper oxidase subunit III, producing the protein MQGSTIDPSKTSLNYHHEVEAAEVHHEEHPDFRMFGLVVFLAADSMTFLGMFAAFLIYKATMPAWPPEGTELELLVPTINTIILITSSFVMHRGQSAIKKNDVSGLRLWFGITALMGAMFLGGQVYEYTHVDFGLTTNLFTSSFFALTGFHGLHVTCGLGLIVLVLLRSLNSKHYSSEEHFGVEAAELYWHFVDVVWIVLFVIVYLIN; encoded by the coding sequence ATGCAAGGCTCAACGATTGATCCGTCTAAAACTAGCCTCAACTATCATCATGAGGTTGAGGCGGCAGAGGTACATCACGAGGAGCATCCGGATTTTCGGATGTTTGGTTTGGTGGTGTTTCTGGCTGCTGATAGTATGACCTTCTTGGGAATGTTTGCCGCTTTTTTAATTTATAAAGCGACTATGCCAGCTTGGCCTCCAGAGGGTACAGAATTAGAGTTATTGGTGCCAACAATCAACACCATCATCCTGATTACTAGTAGTTTCGTCATGCACCGGGGCCAGAGTGCTATTAAAAAGAATGATGTCTCTGGTTTGCGACTCTGGTTTGGGATCACTGCTCTGATGGGTGCTATGTTCTTAGGAGGACAAGTCTATGAGTACACCCATGTAGACTTTGGTCTGACTACTAACTTATTTACCAGTTCTTTCTTTGCCTTAACTGGTTTCCATGGTCTTCATGTTACTTGCGGACTCGGGTTAATTGTGTTAGTATTATTGCGATCGCTAAATTCAAAGCACTACTCCAGTGAAGAGCATTTTGGTGTAGAAGCTGCAGAACTCTACTGGCACTTCGTTGATGTGGTGTGGATTGTTCTGTTTGTAATCGTGTATTTGATTAATTAG
- the ctaD gene encoding cytochrome c oxidase subunit I has product MTTQVEKPESVKHAGHVEEHERRWQDYFTFNTDHKVIGIQYLVTSFVFYFIGGALAGLIRTELATPDPDLLSPLTYNRVFTMHGTIMLFLWIIPAGAAFANYLIPLMIGAKDMAFPKLNAVAFWMNAVGGLLLMSSFFVGAPEAGWTSYPPLSLISSKVGEEIWILSILVIGTSSVLGALNFFTTIVKMRTPSMTIHDMPLFCWAMLGTSILVLIGTPVLAAALIFLSFDLIAGTNFFNPAGGGDPIVYQHMFWFYSHPAVYIMVLPFFGVISEILPVHARKPIFGYRAIAYSSMLICFLGLIVWAHHMFTSGTPGWLRMFFMAATMLIAVPTGIKVFSWVATIWGGKINLNSAMLFGMGFISAFLIGGLSGVMLASVPFDVHVHDTYFIVAHFHYVLFGGSVLGLFGAVYHWFPKMTGRMVNETLGRIHFVLTFIGLNMTFLPMHELGLLGMNRRVAMYDPQFQSLNMICTIGSYLLAVSTIPFVINILWSLNRGPIAGRNPWRALTLEWQTTSPPAIENFDEEPILWSGPYEYGIDSYSVDTDKQVEELLVEVKGDVG; this is encoded by the coding sequence ATGACGACGCAAGTAGAAAAACCGGAATCTGTCAAGCATGCTGGTCATGTTGAAGAACATGAGCGGCGTTGGCAAGATTACTTCACGTTCAATACGGACCATAAAGTGATTGGGATTCAATACCTGGTCACTTCATTTGTGTTCTATTTCATCGGTGGCGCATTAGCTGGATTAATTCGCACTGAGTTGGCAACACCAGACCCGGATTTATTGAGTCCTTTAACCTACAACCGAGTGTTCACCATGCACGGAACAATTATGTTGTTCCTATGGATTATCCCGGCTGGTGCTGCTTTTGCTAACTATCTGATTCCCTTGATGATTGGGGCAAAAGATATGGCATTCCCCAAGCTGAATGCGGTGGCATTCTGGATGAATGCTGTGGGGGGTTTGCTGTTAATGAGTAGTTTTTTTGTAGGTGCTCCCGAAGCCGGTTGGACCTCTTACCCCCCTTTGAGCTTGATTAGTTCTAAGGTGGGTGAAGAAATTTGGATTCTGAGCATCCTGGTGATCGGGACTTCCTCAGTGCTAGGGGCGCTTAACTTCTTCACCACTATTGTGAAGATGCGCACACCTAGCATGACTATTCATGATATGCCTCTGTTTTGCTGGGCAATGTTAGGAACCTCAATCCTAGTTTTGATTGGTACTCCAGTCCTAGCAGCAGCCTTAATTTTCCTGTCTTTTGATTTAATTGCTGGCACCAATTTCTTTAACCCGGCTGGGGGAGGAGACCCAATTGTCTACCAGCACATGTTCTGGTTTTACTCCCACCCAGCGGTGTACATCATGGTGCTACCGTTCTTTGGGGTAATCTCCGAAATCCTACCGGTACATGCCCGTAAGCCGATTTTTGGCTATCGTGCGATCGCATACTCCAGTATGTTGATTTGTTTCCTAGGACTAATTGTCTGGGCGCACCATATGTTCACTAGTGGCACTCCTGGTTGGTTGCGGATGTTCTTTATGGCTGCCACCATGCTGATTGCTGTCCCAACAGGGATTAAGGTGTTTAGCTGGGTGGCAACGATTTGGGGCGGAAAAATCAACTTAAATAGTGCCATGCTCTTTGGTATGGGCTTTATCTCGGCATTTTTGATTGGGGGTCTCAGCGGTGTCATGCTCGCTTCCGTTCCCTTTGATGTCCATGTCCATGACACTTATTTCATTGTGGCTCACTTCCACTACGTTCTGTTTGGTGGTAGTGTGCTCGGGTTATTTGGCGCAGTTTATCACTGGTTCCCCAAAATGACCGGGCGAATGGTCAACGAAACCTTAGGACGCATTCACTTTGTGTTGACCTTCATTGGTCTAAACATGACCTTTTTGCCGATGCATGAGCTTGGTCTATTGGGTATGAACCGTCGGGTTGCTATGTATGACCCCCAGTTTCAAAGCCTCAACATGATCTGCACCATTGGCTCCTATCTTCTAGCGGTTTCTACCATACCCTTTGTGATTAATATCCTCTGGAGTTTGAACCGTGGTCCAATTGCTGGTCGCAATCCTTGGAGAGCTCTGACATTAGAGTGGCAAACGACCTCTCCTCCTGCCATTGAGAACTTTGACGAGGAACCAATTTTGTGGTCCGGTCCTTACGAATACGGTATCGACAGTTATAGTGTTGACACCGATAAACAGGTCGAGGAGTTGCTGGTTGAAGTTAAAGGAGATGTTGGGTAA
- a CDS encoding cytochrome c oxidase subunit II: MNIPSQISTLIAGIIITLISLWYGQNHGLLPVAASSEAGDVDGLFNLMMTISTGLFLLIQGALILIVIKFRRQKNDQTDGPSTHGNIPLEMLWTAIPTVIVFVLAVYSFEVYNAMGGLDPMASHDHHQQEIAHNHEISPSGQQGNESLIAMAPGQGTVALGIGAPPGQEGQGQPLEVNVAGMQYAWIFTYPETGVMSGEMHVPVGQPVKLNIEANDVIHAFWLPEFRIKQDAIPGRTSQLGFTATRVGDYPIICAELCGSYHGGMKTRLIVETPEEYQAWVQENQFASADTMEKAVAVNPTTMSEGEFLAPYASEMGIDSQTLQHLDHSHHHPEIIK, from the coding sequence GTGAACATTCCAAGCCAAATTTCAACGCTTATTGCTGGCATTATCATTACCCTGATTAGTCTCTGGTACGGTCAGAATCATGGACTTTTGCCAGTAGCCGCCTCCTCAGAAGCCGGTGATGTAGATGGTCTGTTCAACCTGATGATGACCATTTCCACTGGTCTATTTCTCCTCATCCAAGGGGCACTTATCCTAATAGTCATCAAATTTCGTAGACAAAAAAATGACCAAACCGATGGGCCATCGACCCATGGCAATATCCCCCTAGAGATGCTTTGGACCGCAATCCCTACAGTGATTGTTTTTGTCCTAGCTGTCTATAGCTTTGAGGTCTACAACGCTATGGGAGGTCTGGATCCGATGGCTTCTCATGACCACCATCAGCAGGAAATTGCCCACAATCATGAGATCTCACCATCTGGGCAACAGGGGAATGAAAGTCTGATTGCTATGGCTCCGGGTCAAGGCACAGTTGCCCTAGGTATTGGAGCGCCTCCAGGACAAGAAGGCCAAGGTCAACCCCTAGAGGTTAATGTGGCCGGTATGCAGTATGCCTGGATTTTCACCTACCCTGAAACCGGTGTTATGTCTGGGGAAATGCATGTCCCAGTTGGACAACCGGTTAAGCTGAATATCGAAGCTAACGATGTGATCCACGCCTTCTGGTTGCCAGAGTTTCGGATTAAGCAAGATGCTATCCCAGGTCGGACTAGTCAACTAGGATTTACAGCGACTAGAGTGGGTGATTACCCGATCATCTGTGCTGAACTCTGCGGGTCCTACCATGGAGGAATGAAAACCCGGTTAATCGTTGAAACACCGGAAGAGTATCAAGCCTGGGTTCAGGAAAATCAATTCGCTAGTGCAGACACCATGGAAAAAGCGGTGGCTGTCAACCCTACTACCATGTCAGAGGGTGAGTTCTTGGCTCCCTATGCTTCTGAAATGGGTATTGATTCCCAAACTCTCCAACACCTAGACCACTCTCACCATCATCCTGAAATTATCAAATAA
- a CDS encoding heme A synthase: MAIAQSALDQNQNDVTSNNLTQPQARIRSLVWKIAIATLLLMAVGSATRVMNAGLACPDWPLCYGQLVPSQQMNLQVFLEWFHRLDAALIGISAIALASLSWWYRRDLPNWLPWISTFALGLIIFQGVLGGLTVTELLRFDIVTAHLGTALLFFSTLIVIGTLLTPYQGTGSVGKLPWLSLSAVIFVYLQSLLGGLVASRWAVHQCFGASELCTVMNSHIAGVVPATVATVAVVVIASRTPALHPVLRQLANLAASLVVLQILLGVATFRLRLQVELLTICHQAVGAALLGVLVGFTVFALRDRASVECQRQCQVSENV, encoded by the coding sequence ATGGCTATAGCTCAATCGGCTCTTGATCAGAATCAGAATGATGTAACCTCCAACAACCTGACCCAGCCTCAGGCCAGGATTCGGAGCTTGGTGTGGAAAATTGCGATCGCTACCCTGCTGTTGATGGCAGTAGGCAGTGCCACCAGGGTGATGAATGCTGGTCTGGCTTGCCCAGACTGGCCTTTATGCTATGGTCAGCTCGTGCCAAGCCAGCAGATGAATTTGCAAGTATTTTTAGAGTGGTTTCACCGCCTTGATGCTGCCTTGATTGGTATTAGTGCGATCGCTCTGGCGAGCTTATCTTGGTGGTATCGGCGGGATTTACCCAACTGGCTGCCCTGGATATCCACATTTGCTCTAGGGCTAATTATTTTCCAAGGAGTCCTCGGCGGACTGACGGTTACAGAACTGCTCCGGTTTGATATCGTCACTGCTCATCTAGGAACAGCACTGCTATTTTTCTCAACTCTAATCGTGATTGGTACACTGCTGACCCCCTATCAAGGAACAGGTTCAGTTGGGAAGTTACCTTGGCTGAGCTTAAGCGCAGTGATTTTTGTTTATCTACAAAGTCTATTAGGTGGACTAGTCGCTTCCCGCTGGGCAGTGCATCAGTGTTTTGGCGCATCTGAGCTGTGTACCGTGATGAATAGCCATATTGCTGGTGTGGTGCCAGCGACCGTAGCAACAGTTGCGGTGGTGGTGATAGCATCCCGGACACCGGCCCTACATCCAGTACTGCGACAGTTAGCTAATCTAGCTGCTAGCTTGGTAGTTTTACAGATACTCCTCGGTGTTGCTACCTTCCGGTTAAGGCTACAAGTGGAACTACTAACTATCTGCCATCAAGCAGTGGGAGCAGCGTTATTAGGAGTACTGGTAGGGTTTACAGTCTTCGCCTTACGTGACCGCGCAAGTGTGGAGTGTCAACGACAGTGTCAAGTATCAGAGAACGTATGA
- a CDS encoding heme o synthase, with protein sequence MLGTSLTRQHENIREVIQSYYQLTKPRIIPLLLITTAAGMWLASDGQVDPILLLVTLVGGTLAAASAQVLNCIYDRDIDYEMLRTRHRPIPSGKVQPRDALLFAIALAILSFTLLTVFANLLSALLALSGIIFYMAIYTHILKRHTAQNIVIGGAAGAIPALVGWAAVTGELSWAAWLLFIIVFLWTPPHFWALALMIHEDYAKVGIPMLPVVAGEEVTVRQIWYYTLLVVPTSLLLIYPLGESGVVYGIVAILLGSIFIKKAWLLLKEPTDNQLARSMFKYSILYMMLLCTGIVVDSLPMTREITATVAENSQVLIQAISTVLEQVSINLV encoded by the coding sequence ATGCTTGGGACTAGTTTAACCCGTCAACATGAAAACATAAGAGAGGTTATTCAAAGTTACTATCAACTAACAAAGCCTCGAATCATTCCACTACTATTAATTACGACAGCGGCAGGGATGTGGTTGGCATCCGATGGACAAGTCGATCCTATATTATTGCTAGTTACCCTGGTCGGTGGGACTTTGGCCGCAGCATCTGCCCAAGTGCTTAACTGCATCTATGACCGTGATATCGACTATGAAATGTTGCGCACTCGCCACCGTCCCATTCCCTCTGGGAAAGTGCAGCCTCGTGATGCTTTGCTGTTTGCGATCGCATTAGCAATACTGTCGTTCACCCTGCTAACAGTCTTCGCTAACCTCCTTAGTGCCTTGCTAGCGCTATCTGGCATTATCTTCTATATGGCCATATACACTCATATCCTCAAGCGCCACACTGCCCAAAACATCGTCATTGGTGGTGCAGCAGGAGCAATTCCAGCACTAGTGGGTTGGGCTGCGGTGACAGGAGAATTGAGTTGGGCCGCTTGGTTACTATTTATAATCGTCTTCTTGTGGACACCACCTCACTTCTGGGCCTTGGCCTTAATGATTCACGAGGATTACGCCAAAGTTGGGATCCCGATGTTACCGGTAGTAGCCGGTGAAGAAGTTACTGTTCGTCAAATCTGGTATTACACCTTATTAGTCGTCCCTACTTCCCTATTGTTAATCTATCCCTTAGGAGAATCGGGGGTGGTTTATGGAATAGTTGCTATTCTTTTGGGCAGTATTTTTATCAAAAAAGCATGGTTGCTGCTTAAGGAACCTACAGATAATCAACTTGCCCGGTCTATGTTTAAGTACTCAATTCTCTATATGATGTTATTGTGTACTGGTATCGTAGTAGATAGCTTACCGATGACCAGGGAAATTACTGCAACTGTGGCAGAGAATTCCCAAGTTTTGATTCAAGCAATTTCTACAGTATTGGAGCAGGTAAGTATTAACTTAGTTTAG
- a CDS encoding sulfotransferase domain-containing protein, translated as MLENQAPRIIIKDQTRDSQIWHDISYRPTDIIVASAYKTGTTLTQQIINLIVHGSDNFESIHLFSPWVETLFAPIKVSLEKIEALPDRRILKTHLPFEALPYNREWKYIYLARDGRDIGLSLYNHINSYLDEIKNFPKDFTKFWDEWLETGEPCLYPLLEHIHSWWQFKHLPNLMLLHYDTIINHKSEVVDKIASFIGADLTPEIKQLVLDKSSLAYMKANWEKFQPPNLFKPKTFINKGVNGRWKGILFPEQIDRYEKLLAAKLEPECAAWVKNGGFIVY; from the coding sequence ATGCTAGAAAATCAAGCTCCAAGAATAATCATTAAAGATCAAACTAGAGATTCTCAAATTTGGCATGATATTAGCTACCGTCCCACAGACATTATTGTTGCCTCTGCCTATAAAACAGGGACAACATTAACTCAACAGATAATCAATTTAATCGTTCATGGCAGTGATAACTTTGAATCGATACACCTTTTCAGTCCCTGGGTAGAAACACTTTTTGCACCAATCAAAGTTAGTTTAGAGAAAATAGAAGCACTACCAGATCGAAGAATCCTCAAAACTCATCTACCTTTCGAGGCACTACCCTATAATCGGGAATGGAAATATATTTACTTAGCTAGGGACGGTAGAGACATTGGGCTTTCGTTATACAACCACATCAACTCCTACTTGGATGAAATAAAAAATTTTCCTAAAGACTTTACTAAATTTTGGGATGAGTGGTTAGAAACAGGTGAACCTTGCTTGTATCCTCTCTTGGAGCATATCCATAGCTGGTGGCAATTTAAGCATCTTCCCAATCTCATGTTACTCCACTACGACACAATCATAAACCACAAGTCTGAAGTGGTAGACAAGATCGCTAGCTTCATAGGTGCAGATTTAACCCCTGAAATCAAACAGCTAGTATTAGACAAATCTTCTTTGGCGTATATGAAAGCAAATTGGGAGAAATTCCAACCACCTAATCTCTTCAAGCCAAAAACTTTCATTAATAAAGGGGTAAACGGTCGCTGGAAAGGCATACTATTCCCTGAACAAATCGATAGATATGAAAAACTCCTGGCTGCAAAATTAGAACCTGAATGTGCAGCCTGGGTGAAAAACGGTGGTTTTATTGTGTATTAG
- a CDS encoding MATE family efflux transporter, translated as MYSTAMESLLARFYRLAAVNILSNIMVPLASLVDVAFLGHLSDISYLAGVSLAAILFSYLYRLLNFLRLGTTGVTAQAVGQDDHKEVLLLLLRNGLIALGLGLIILILQYPLREIGFFILSASPDVKLAGIDYFNARIWGAPAVVVNLVLIIRWGWNSAGAGLASGLSQYVALLFGLVFFLGEVDWQQLSAAIPKLKESSGFKAAFVLNGNILIRTVAIMSTLALFTELSAILGTVVLAENSILLQIILFTIFFFEGIGFATESLSGYFKEKNHNDSLLALVRISVGISLVVGITLASACNLFPETLFGLLTNHAEVIAPLKVYDRWLFVVLVSSSIAFMLDGYFIGLAEGSIVRNVAVAAALLVFVPVAAIAWYFHNNHILWLALSSFILSRAIMLLIQLPKTFVTDSCTT; from the coding sequence ATGTACAGCACTGCAATGGAAAGTCTCCTTGCTCGCTTTTACCGACTAGCTGCTGTCAATATACTCTCCAACATCATGGTTCCTCTAGCTAGCTTGGTGGACGTAGCTTTCCTTGGACATTTATCTGATATCAGTTACCTAGCAGGAGTTTCTTTAGCAGCCATTTTGTTTAGCTATCTTTACCGATTACTAAACTTCCTGCGCCTGGGAACTACTGGAGTCACCGCCCAAGCCGTGGGACAAGACGATCACAAGGAAGTCCTTTTATTACTTCTCCGCAATGGATTAATTGCTCTAGGGCTAGGCTTAATCATCTTGATTTTGCAATATCCCCTGCGAGAAATCGGTTTTTTTATTCTTAGTGCTTCCCCAGATGTAAAGTTGGCAGGAATAGATTACTTCAACGCTCGTATTTGGGGAGCGCCTGCCGTTGTGGTAAATTTAGTACTCATTATTCGTTGGGGATGGAATAGTGCAGGTGCTGGTCTGGCGTCAGGTTTGAGCCAGTATGTAGCTTTACTGTTTGGCTTAGTGTTTTTCTTGGGAGAGGTAGACTGGCAACAACTATCAGCCGCGATTCCTAAGCTCAAAGAATCATCGGGTTTCAAGGCTGCCTTTGTCCTTAATGGCAATATCCTCATCAGGACTGTAGCGATCATGTCCACGTTAGCTTTGTTTACCGAACTCAGTGCAATTCTAGGTACGGTAGTACTTGCAGAAAACAGCATACTCTTACAGATAATCTTATTTACCATCTTTTTCTTTGAAGGCATAGGATTTGCCACAGAAAGTTTGAGTGGCTACTTCAAGGAAAAAAATCATAATGATTCTCTGCTTGCCTTAGTCAGGATTTCAGTGGGTATTAGCCTGGTTGTGGGAATAACCTTAGCTTCTGCTTGCAATCTTTTCCCCGAAACTTTATTCGGACTTTTAACCAACCATGCTGAGGTAATAGCTCCCCTCAAAGTTTACGATCGCTGGTTATTTGTGGTACTAGTAAGCTCATCCATAGCTTTCATGCTGGATGGCTACTTCATTGGTCTAGCTGAGGGAAGTATAGTTCGCAATGTTGCCGTAGCTGCTGCATTGTTGGTTTTTGTTCCTGTAGCTGCGATCGCTTGGTATTTCCACAACAATCATATTCTTTGGTTAGCCTTGTCCTCGTTCATACTCTCTAGAGCTATCATGCTCCTGATTCAACTACCCAAGACATTCGTAACAGATAGTTGCACTACTTAG
- a CDS encoding methyltransferase, which produces MEPSSQPEHTSNMSEFVESPLPQMTLLQMIMGNWVSQSIYAAAQLGIADYLKDGEKSYAELATLTNAHGQSLYRLLRALASVGIFAEVAPGKFAMTPLATFLRSDVPGSLRDFSIMISDHGHYSSWGNILHAVQTGESGFEHLFGMNVFDYYAQNPEPAAIFDRAMTSLSSLENAAVSADYDFSFINSLVDVGGGQGSLLISILQAHPGMTGILFDMPDVIEGAKLQIASSGVRDRCQLVSGNFFESVPAGVEAYILKHIIHDWDDDRVIAILKQCHQAMVDNGKVLVVEQVIPSGNDPFIGKLIDVNMLVMCPGGKERTAEEFRALFAAAGFNLTKIVPIRGIVSVIEGIKATAI; this is translated from the coding sequence ATGGAACCATCATCTCAACCCGAACACACATCAAATATGTCTGAGTTTGTTGAATCACCTCTACCCCAAATGACTTTGTTGCAAATGATCATGGGCAATTGGGTGTCGCAATCCATCTACGCTGCTGCCCAACTGGGAATTGCTGATTATTTAAAGGACGGCGAAAAGAGTTATGCTGAACTGGCAACACTAACCAATGCTCATGGGCAGTCTCTCTATCGACTTCTGCGGGCACTGGCAAGCGTAGGAATCTTTGCTGAAGTCGCACCGGGGAAATTTGCCATGACACCGTTGGCAACCTTTCTCCGGAGTGATGTTCCCGGTTCATTGCGGGATTTTTCAATCATGATCAGCGATCACGGGCACTATAGCAGTTGGGGCAACATTCTACATGCGGTGCAAACTGGCGAAAGCGGATTTGAACATCTGTTTGGCATGAATGTGTTTGATTACTATGCTCAAAACCCTGAACCTGCGGCCATTTTTGACCGGGCAATGACCAGTTTATCCAGTCTTGAAAATGCAGCCGTGAGCGCTGATTATGACTTTTCATTCATTAATAGTCTGGTAGATGTGGGAGGGGGTCAAGGTAGTTTGCTGATCTCTATCCTGCAAGCACATCCTGGTATGACAGGGATTTTGTTTGATATGCCAGATGTGATTGAGGGGGCAAAGCTACAGATAGCAAGCAGTGGCGTGAGGGATCGCTGCCAACTGGTCAGCGGAAACTTTTTTGAATCAGTGCCCGCTGGAGTTGAGGCTTATATCCTCAAACACATTATTCATGACTGGGATGATGACCGAGTGATCGCCATTTTGAAACAATGTCATCAGGCAATGGTAGACAATGGTAAAGTTTTGGTAGTAGAGCAAGTAATTCCTTCCGGCAATGATCCCTTTATCGGCAAACTGATCGATGTAAACATGCTGGTTATGTGTCCGGGGGGCAAGGAACGCACTGCTGAAGAATTTCGTGCCCTGTTTGCAGCAGCAGGGTTTAACCTGACAAAAATTGTGCCAATCCGGGGCATTGTCAGCGTTATTGAAGGAATTAAGGCGACCGCAATTTAG